In [Clostridium] cellulosi, one genomic interval encodes:
- the dppB gene encoding Dipeptide transport system permease protein DppB (High confidence in function and specificity) yields MRYVLKRLGLSILTLFFIITATFFLMHLVPGGPFQSDRNLPQNIIHNMEVKYGYDKPLLTQYRNYLVDILHGDLGYSVKQHGRSVNEMIGTYFPVSARLGLVAIAFAFVLGTIMGIGSALKNGKALDHGIMILATIGTSVPSFVIATVSMIIFGVQLKWLPTYGLDTPQKYILPAFALSFFPLSFIARLMRSSMLDVINQDYIKTARAKGLSESVVIIKHAARNALQPVITYLGTLTAGVLTGSFVIEKVFTIPGLGKSFVESIFNRDYPLIMGTTVFYAALLILIYFLVDVLYAVIDPRIKFGK; encoded by the coding sequence TTGCGCTATGTTCTAAAGCGATTAGGACTATCAATACTTACATTATTCTTTATTATAACAGCCACATTTTTTCTAATGCATCTTGTACCAGGAGGACCATTCCAGAGCGACAGAAATCTGCCGCAGAACATAATCCATAATATGGAAGTAAAATATGGATACGATAAGCCGCTGCTTACCCAATATCGTAATTATCTTGTAGATATACTTCACGGTGACTTGGGCTATTCGGTAAAACAGCATGGTCGTTCAGTCAATGAAATGATAGGTACATATTTCCCTGTATCCGCACGTCTTGGCTTGGTAGCTATTGCCTTTGCCTTTGTACTTGGAACAATCATGGGTATCGGTTCGGCTCTTAAAAACGGAAAAGCGCTGGACCACGGCATAATGATTTTGGCGACAATAGGAACCTCAGTACCGTCATTTGTTATAGCGACTGTTAGCATGATAATTTTCGGCGTACAGCTTAAATGGCTTCCTACTTACGGGCTTGATACGCCGCAGAAATATATATTGCCGGCTTTTGCGCTTTCATTTTTCCCGCTGAGCTTTATTGCAAGGCTTATGCGTTCGAGTATGCTTGATGTTATAAATCAGGATTACATTAAAACGGCGAGAGCGAAGGGACTCAGTGAATCTGTGGTCATCATCAAGCATGCCGCAAGGAATGCACTGCAGCCTGTAATTACATATCTCGGTACTCTGACCGCAGGAGTTCTTACCGGAAGCTTTGTTATTGAAAAGGTATTTACGATTCCCGGCCTCGGAAAATCATTCGTTGAGAGCATATTTAACCGCGATTACCCATTGATTATGGGAACTACGGTATTCTATGCTGCACTTCTTATTTTAATATACTTCTTGGTCGATGTTCTTTACGCTGTTATCGACCCGAGGATTAAGTTTGGGAAATAG
- a CDS encoding hypothetical protein (High confidence in function and specificity), whose protein sequence is MNSEVFSQIKELIDRVLETSPFYKKVFRDAGLTAADIKTPEDFEKIPFTDKEALREAYPMGLLSVPQEQVVRIHSTSGTTGTPVIIPYTKQDVEDWATMFARCFEIAGVTNKDVIQITPGYGLWTAGIGFQAGCEKLGAMAIPMGPGNTDKQFQMMIDLKSTVLCSTSSYALLIAEEAQRRGIKDKLSLKRGIIGSELWGDLMRKRIERELNIELFDIYGLTEVYGPGIAIDCDKHEGLHYFDDFLYFEVIDSNGNPVKDGEWGELVVTTLKKQAAPLIRYRTHDLTRKLTKKCSCGREYPMIDRIMGRTDDMVKVKGVNIYPGQINTVLTDCKGVSSEYQVHITHENGRDIFKLKVERKDGFAPEEVEKEVAEVFKRKIGIKIEVEAVAIGDLPRSEKKSKRVFDYRQK, encoded by the coding sequence ATGAACAGCGAAGTTTTTTCGCAAATTAAGGAACTAATTGACCGCGTTCTTGAAACCAGCCCATTCTATAAGAAAGTCTTTAGAGACGCCGGACTTACTGCGGCAGATATAAAGACGCCGGAGGATTTTGAAAAAATACCTTTCACAGACAAAGAGGCACTCCGGGAAGCGTATCCTATGGGTCTCCTTTCTGTGCCGCAAGAACAGGTGGTTAGAATCCATTCGACTTCCGGCACGACCGGCACTCCTGTAATCATACCTTACACAAAACAGGATGTTGAGGATTGGGCGACAATGTTTGCGCGCTGTTTTGAGATTGCGGGCGTTACCAATAAGGATGTTATTCAGATCACTCCGGGCTATGGTTTGTGGACGGCAGGTATAGGTTTTCAGGCTGGGTGCGAAAAACTGGGCGCGATGGCGATTCCTATGGGGCCGGGCAACACCGACAAGCAATTTCAGATGATGATAGACCTGAAAAGCACCGTCTTGTGCTCCACCTCGTCTTACGCGCTGCTTATCGCAGAAGAAGCACAAAGGCGCGGAATAAAAGATAAACTGAGCCTCAAACGCGGCATAATAGGTTCGGAGCTTTGGGGCGACCTCATGCGCAAGCGCATCGAGAGAGAACTCAACATAGAGCTGTTTGACATATATGGCCTTACTGAAGTCTATGGCCCTGGTATCGCGATTGACTGCGATAAACACGAGGGGCTGCATTACTTCGACGACTTTCTGTATTTCGAAGTGATAGACTCAAATGGCAATCCGGTCAAAGACGGTGAGTGGGGCGAACTTGTAGTGACTACCCTCAAAAAACAGGCGGCGCCTCTTATCCGTTACCGTACCCATGACCTTACGAGAAAGCTCACTAAAAAGTGTTCATGCGGCAGGGAATACCCGATGATAGACAGAATCATGGGCAGAACGGATGATATGGTCAAGGTAAAGGGCGTCAATATCTATCCGGGCCAGATAAATACGGTTCTTACAGATTGCAAGGGCGTGAGCAGTGAATATCAGGTACATATTACTCACGAGAATGGCCGGGATATTTTCAAACTCAAGGTTGAGAGAAAAGACGGCTTCGCGCCCGAAGAGGTTGAAAAGGAAGTAGCGGAGGTTTTCAAACGCAAAATTGGCATAAAGATTGAAGTCGAAGCGGTTGCTATAGGTGATTTGCCAAGAAGCGAGAAAAAGAGCAAACGCGTTTTTGACTACCGCCAGAAATAA
- a CDS encoding 2-oxoacid:ferredoxin oxidoreductase subunit gamma (High confidence in function and specificity): protein MKCDILIAGVGGQGQVLASRLLGAAAIDAGFDARTSETIGMSQRGGSVTSSVRVGGGVLSPLVPDSGADLILGFEICETVRNLKKLSKTGAVVLNTQVISPVSVSLGISKYDSDRMIDFIKSKVKNLVVVNACEMAIKAGSIKAANVVMLGAACGAGFLPFEKERFLSVIINNVPEKFKSLNGTAFEYGYNYAAALVK from the coding sequence ATGAAATGTGATATCTTAATTGCCGGTGTTGGCGGTCAGGGACAGGTTCTTGCTTCTCGGCTTTTGGGAGCTGCCGCAATCGACGCTGGTTTTGACGCGAGAACGAGCGAAACAATAGGCATGTCGCAGCGCGGCGGTTCGGTTACAAGTTCAGTTAGAGTCGGTGGCGGCGTCTTAAGTCCCTTGGTTCCGGATTCAGGTGCTGATTTGATATTGGGCTTTGAGATCTGCGAAACCGTCAGAAACTTAAAGAAACTTTCAAAGACCGGCGCTGTTGTTTTGAATACACAGGTTATAAGCCCGGTTTCGGTTTCCTTGGGTATTTCAAAATACGATTCCGACAGGATGATAGACTTCATAAAAAGTAAAGTCAAAAACCTTGTTGTGGTTAACGCATGCGAGATGGCAATTAAGGCAGGTTCAATAAAGGCCGCAAACGTAGTAATGTTAGGCGCGGCCTGCGGTGCAGGATTTCTTCCCTTTGAAAAGGAGAGGTTCTTATCCGTCATAATAAATAATGTTCCCGAGAAGTTTAAGTCACTCAACGGAACAGCTTTTGAGTATGGTTATAATTATGCAGCGGCTTTGGTAAAGTAG
- a CDS encoding phosphodiesterase (High confidence in function and specificity): protein MKLFFISDIHGSLYFLNKALERFKAEEASHIVILGDELYHGARNPLTRDYNPKAVAETLNTYAAKIIAVRGNCDSEVDEMVLKFPMTSTYSSILFENKRLFLTHGHIFNDKKLPPLSSGDVFFFGHTHIPVAKKEEGITIINPGSISLPKESNPNTYGVLEDGTFYIKELDGTVFKQIAI, encoded by the coding sequence ATGAAACTGTTTTTTATCTCTGACATCCATGGCTCTTTATATTTTCTTAACAAAGCGCTTGAGCGATTTAAAGCTGAAGAAGCTTCCCACATAGTTATTCTGGGAGACGAACTCTACCACGGGGCCAGAAACCCGCTGACCCGCGATTACAACCCCAAAGCGGTGGCAGAAACGCTAAATACATATGCGGCAAAAATCATCGCCGTCAGGGGCAACTGTGACAGCGAAGTTGACGAAATGGTGCTCAAATTCCCGATGACGTCGACTTATTCGTCAATACTCTTTGAGAATAAAAGGCTGTTCTTGACGCACGGGCACATTTTTAACGATAAAAAATTGCCCCCTCTCAGCAGCGGGGACGTTTTCTTCTTCGGACACACCCATATCCCTGTTGCGAAGAAGGAAGAAGGAATCACAATTATAAACCCCGGGTCCATATCCCTGCCCAAAGAAAGCAATCCCAACACCTACGGTGTTCTTGAAGACGGCACCTTTTACATCAAGGAACTTGACGGCACAGTATTCAAGCAAATTGCTATTTGA
- a CDS encoding ABC-type transporter, integral membrane subunit (High confidence in function and specificity), with protein MENLKISDELFVPATKEEREGIQVMREPSSYWKDVYKRFCKNKVAVVSFWFIVVVILVSIIGPYISPYRYDQQIKGSEFIRPFVNWSHPLGTDNFGRDVFVRLMMGARISLAIGIVASLMILVIGVIYGAISGYFGGWVDNIMMRIVEIISSIPSLLIIILLSVVISPNLRAYLDAHPNNTFLKTIGGSLLCIFITFALLYWTDMARMVRGQILSVKNEEYVAAAKALGAKPGRIIRKHLLPNSMGVIIVTATLNIPTAIFTEAYLSFLGLGVSAPMCSLGSLASDALSGIYSYSYLLICPSILISLIILAFYLIGDALRNALDPRMKK; from the coding sequence ATGGAGAATTTAAAGATTTCCGACGAGCTGTTTGTGCCCGCCACAAAAGAGGAGCGCGAAGGCATCCAGGTTATGCGCGAGCCGTCCTCTTACTGGAAAGATGTATATAAAAGGTTCTGCAAAAACAAAGTAGCTGTCGTTTCTTTTTGGTTTATTGTTGTAGTAATACTTGTTTCAATAATAGGCCCTTATATTTCGCCGTACAGATATGACCAGCAAATTAAAGGCAGTGAATTTATCCGCCCGTTTGTCAACTGGTCACATCCTCTCGGAACTGATAATTTCGGCAGAGATGTGTTTGTACGCCTGATGATGGGCGCCAGGATTTCACTCGCCATTGGTATCGTGGCAAGCCTTATGATACTGGTAATCGGCGTTATATACGGTGCGATTTCCGGATACTTCGGTGGCTGGGTAGACAATATAATGATGCGTATTGTTGAAATTATTTCTTCAATCCCGTCACTTCTCATTATCATTCTTCTGTCGGTTGTAATATCTCCGAACTTGAGGGCATATCTTGACGCGCATCCTAACAATACATTCTTAAAGACGATAGGCGGTTCTCTGCTGTGCATCTTCATTACATTTGCGCTGCTGTATTGGACTGATATGGCACGAATGGTCCGCGGACAGATACTCAGCGTCAAAAACGAGGAATATGTTGCGGCCGCAAAGGCGCTTGGTGCTAAACCGGGACGCATTATCAGGAAGCACCTTCTGCCGAACAGCATGGGCGTAATCATTGTTACCGCGACGCTCAACATTCCTACCGCGATATTCACGGAAGCGTATCTGAGCTTCTTAGGCCTTGGAGTTTCTGCACCGATGTGCTCACTCGGTTCACTTGCAAGTGACGCTTTGTCCGGTATTTACTCATATTCATATCTGCTTATCTGTCCTTCAATTTTGATAAGCCTTATTATACTTGCATTTTATCTTATCGGCGATGCACTGAGAAACGCTCTTGACCCAAGAATGAAGAAATAA
- a CDS encoding hypothetical protein (Family membership), whose translation MENLLEIKHLKVSFFTPAGEVKAVNDISYTLGKGEILGVVGESGSGKSVTASTVMGLVESPGRIVGGSVIFDGKDVTKMSKQEIRSLRGREIGMIF comes from the coding sequence ATGGAAAATCTACTTGAAATAAAACATCTAAAAGTATCGTTTTTTACGCCTGCGGGTGAGGTAAAGGCGGTAAACGATATATCATATACACTCGGCAAGGGCGAAATTCTCGGCGTCGTCGGTGAATCTGGCTCTGGCAAGAGTGTTACAGCGAGTACGGTAATGGGACTCGTCGAGAGCCCCGGACGTATAGTTGGCGGTTCTGTCATTTTTGACGGAAAAGACGTCACTAAGATGAGCAAACAGGAAATCCGCAGTCTCCGCGGAAGAGAAATCGGAATGATCTTTTAG
- the oppD gene encoding Oligopeptide transport ATP-binding protein OppD (High confidence in function and specificity): MTSLNPVYTIGAQIKEGLKLYYGLKGKEADKKAIELLKLVSINEPERRLKQYPHEFSGGMRQRVMIAMALAGNPKMLIADEPTTALDVTIQAQILEIIKELQKKINMSVMLITHDLGIVADKADKVVVMYGGRIVESAPCEEIFRNPAHPYTIGLLNSIPKLDSSDPLVPIEGTPIDLLNPPKGCPFAQRCQKCMKVCLSHMPPYTKISENHESACWLHDPRAKAAAGKEAVK, from the coding sequence ATGACTTCGCTGAACCCGGTATATACTATCGGTGCTCAGATTAAAGAAGGATTAAAGCTTTATTACGGATTAAAAGGCAAAGAGGCTGACAAGAAAGCCATAGAGCTGCTCAAGCTCGTAAGTATAAATGAGCCTGAAAGGCGCTTAAAGCAGTATCCTCATGAATTTTCCGGCGGCATGAGACAACGCGTTATGATAGCGATGGCGCTTGCCGGCAACCCAAAGATGCTTATTGCTGACGAGCCTACAACGGCACTTGATGTTACTATTCAGGCACAGATTCTGGAAATAATAAAAGAACTTCAGAAGAAAATAAACATGTCCGTTATGCTTATAACCCACGATCTCGGTATTGTGGCGGACAAGGCAGATAAAGTTGTAGTTATGTATGGTGGCAGGATAGTCGAATCTGCACCGTGTGAGGAAATATTCCGCAATCCGGCGCATCCTTACACAATCGGGCTTTTGAATTCGATACCGAAACTTGACAGTTCCGATCCGCTGGTGCCGATTGAAGGCACGCCGATCGACCTGCTCAATCCTCCGAAGGGATGTCCGTTTGCGCAAAGATGCCAGAAGTGTATGAAAGTATGCCTTTCACACATGCCTCCTTACACAAAGATTTCAGAAAATCATGAGAGTGCTTGCTGGCTTCACGATCCGAGAGCAAAGGCAGCAGCGGGAAAGGAGGCTGTTAAATGA
- the iorA gene encoding Indolepyruvate oxidoreductase subunit IorA (High confidence in function and specificity) — MKKLLMGNEAIAFGAIKAGVNVVCGYPGTPSTEVLETVAKNNDCGIYVEWSVNEKAAMELAAGASYTGARVMVTMKQVGLNVASDPLMSLTYIGTNGGMVIVVADDPGPNSSQTEQDTRHFAKFSNLPVLDPSTPEEAYEMVQYAFELSEQIGLPVFLRPTTRVCHACAAVEIDNERKEHRPNGFVKSPKWVIFPALAYKKHIELEKQQDEIAEIFNSCRFNYITGSGNVGIAASGISYAYAHDAVKKLGLNVKMFKVGTAYPFPAGKAEEFLKGLDKVLVIEELDPVVEEALQLIAYKSGSRAQIYGKKTGNVPKAGEYSLEKVEKIISDFMGIEDKTEEETPYPEALPMRAPNLCAGCPHRASFYAVKQAMKGQKAVFTGDIGCYTLGNAKPLDMTDTCLCMGASITVAQGIKRAEPDTKLFAFIGDSTFFHTGISGVINALYNGTQITIIVLDNSTTAMTGHQPHPGIGKTMMGGLSPKVSIYDTLKGLGVEYVRKINPFDQKTAIEAVKEAANQPRVSAIIFEAPCIALFKKECIYKVDTEKCKACSRCIKEIGCPAIHLDENKKAEIDTSLCYGCGLCTDVCPFGAIGRDEK, encoded by the coding sequence ATGAAGAAATTGTTGATGGGCAACGAAGCTATAGCATTTGGAGCGATAAAAGCCGGCGTCAATGTGGTATGCGGATACCCTGGAACGCCGTCCACAGAGGTGCTTGAGACTGTTGCGAAAAATAATGACTGCGGCATATATGTAGAGTGGTCCGTCAACGAAAAAGCGGCTATGGAGCTCGCTGCTGGGGCGTCTTATACCGGCGCGAGGGTTATGGTCACAATGAAACAGGTTGGCCTCAATGTGGCGTCCGATCCACTTATGAGCCTTACATATATAGGGACAAATGGCGGAATGGTTATCGTTGTCGCCGACGACCCTGGCCCCAATTCCTCACAGACAGAACAGGATACAAGACATTTTGCAAAGTTTTCGAATCTTCCGGTTCTCGACCCGTCAACGCCTGAAGAGGCGTACGAAATGGTTCAGTACGCATTTGAACTTTCGGAACAGATTGGGCTTCCGGTGTTTTTGAGGCCGACAACCCGCGTATGCCATGCCTGTGCCGCTGTTGAGATAGATAATGAGCGTAAAGAGCACCGGCCGAATGGCTTTGTAAAGAGCCCGAAATGGGTTATATTCCCGGCGCTTGCTTATAAAAAACACATAGAACTCGAAAAACAGCAGGATGAAATCGCTGAAATTTTTAATAGCTGCCGCTTTAATTACATAACCGGCAGCGGCAATGTCGGGATCGCAGCTTCCGGTATTTCTTATGCCTATGCCCACGACGCAGTAAAGAAGCTGGGCCTTAATGTCAAGATGTTTAAGGTTGGCACAGCCTACCCATTCCCGGCCGGAAAAGCGGAGGAATTCTTAAAAGGGCTTGATAAGGTACTTGTAATAGAGGAACTCGACCCTGTCGTTGAAGAAGCATTGCAACTAATTGCATATAAATCCGGCAGCAGGGCGCAGATATATGGCAAAAAAACCGGAAACGTTCCAAAAGCCGGCGAGTACAGCCTTGAAAAAGTCGAAAAAATTATATCCGATTTCATGGGTATCGAAGATAAAACGGAAGAAGAAACTCCTTATCCGGAAGCACTTCCGATGAGAGCGCCGAATCTCTGCGCAGGCTGCCCGCACCGCGCGTCGTTCTATGCCGTAAAGCAGGCGATGAAAGGGCAAAAAGCGGTATTTACCGGCGATATTGGCTGTTATACCCTTGGCAACGCGAAGCCCCTCGATATGACAGATACATGCCTTTGCATGGGCGCCTCTATAACAGTCGCGCAGGGTATCAAGCGCGCCGAACCCGATACAAAGCTTTTTGCGTTCATCGGCGATTCGACGTTTTTCCATACAGGTATCTCAGGAGTTATAAACGCGCTTTACAACGGCACACAAATAACTATTATAGTGCTCGACAATTCCACCACCGCGATGACTGGCCATCAGCCCCACCCGGGAATCGGCAAGACGATGATGGGCGGCTTATCGCCGAAAGTCAGTATTTACGATACCCTCAAGGGCTTGGGCGTTGAATATGTTCGTAAAATCAACCCGTTTGACCAGAAAACGGCGATTGAAGCGGTTAAGGAAGCGGCTAATCAGCCGAGGGTCTCGGCGATAATTTTTGAAGCCCCCTGTATAGCGCTTTTCAAAAAAGAATGTATATATAAAGTTGACACTGAAAAGTGCAAGGCCTGCTCCAGATGTATTAAAGAAATCGGCTGCCCGGCCATTCATCTGGATGAGAATAAAAAGGCAGAAATCGACACATCACTTTGCTATGGCTGCGGATTATGCACAGATGTTTGCCCGTTCGGCGCGATTGGGAGGGACGAGAAATGA
- the ykfD gene encoding putative oligopeptide transport ATP-binding protein YkfD (High confidence in function and specificity), giving the protein MSEELIRTEGLKQYFHVKNSFSRGVVKAVDGISLSIAKGETLGLVGESGCGKSTFGRTLLRLIEPTDGKIFYEGKDVTKGDFTPYRRKMQIIFQDPYASLDPRMTVADIVGEPLDIHKLYKNKKERKERIMELLRMVGLNSDHAQRFPHEFSGGQRQRIGIARALAVQPSFVVCDEPVSALDVSIQAQIINMLEEMQKKLKLTYLFIAHDLSVVKHISDRVGVMYLGSLVELAPSDELYRNPIHPYTQALISAIPIAKPKSEITTKRQILKGEIPSPLNPPSGCKFRTRCPMAKPECAEVVPQLHEVMPGHYSSCILK; this is encoded by the coding sequence ATGAGCGAGGAACTTATAAGAACAGAAGGACTAAAACAGTATTTTCATGTAAAAAATAGTTTTAGCCGCGGAGTCGTCAAAGCTGTTGACGGCATATCGCTTTCCATAGCAAAAGGTGAAACATTAGGCCTTGTCGGTGAAAGCGGATGCGGAAAATCTACATTTGGAAGAACACTTTTAAGATTGATTGAACCGACAGACGGCAAGATTTTCTATGAGGGCAAGGATGTAACAAAAGGCGATTTTACACCCTACCGCAGGAAGATGCAGATCATATTCCAGGATCCATACGCTTCTCTTGACCCCAGAATGACTGTTGCGGATATTGTCGGTGAACCCCTCGATATCCATAAGTTATACAAGAATAAAAAAGAGCGCAAGGAGCGTATAATGGAGCTTCTGCGTATGGTAGGGCTTAACTCCGACCATGCACAGCGCTTCCCGCATGAATTTTCAGGCGGTCAGCGTCAGCGTATAGGCATAGCGAGAGCGCTTGCGGTGCAGCCGTCGTTTGTCGTTTGCGACGAGCCGGTTTCGGCGCTTGATGTTTCTATACAGGCACAGATAATTAATATGCTTGAGGAAATGCAGAAAAAATTAAAGCTGACATATCTTTTTATCGCCCATGATTTGTCAGTTGTTAAACATATAAGCGACAGAGTCGGAGTTATGTATTTGGGTTCACTCGTTGAGTTAGCGCCGAGTGATGAATTATACAGAAATCCGATACATCCGTATACTCAGGCTCTTATTTCTGCAATTCCAATTGCGAAGCCGAAGTCAGAAATCACAACAAAAAGGCAGATACTAAAGGGTGAGATTCCTTCACCGCTTAATCCGCCTTCAGGGTGCAAGTTCCGCACACGCTGCCCAATGGCAAAGCCGGAATGTGCGGAGGTAGTGCCGCAATTGCATGAAGTAATGCCGGGGCATTATAGTTCCTGCATTTTAAAATAG
- a CDS encoding oligopeptide ABC transporter periplasmic protein (High confidence in function and specificity) — translation MIVGVLTGCKSQGSTNPAETPIRVCVGSEPKSIDPAINQAVDGSIYIVHAFEGLTKYDKNAKIVPGVAKSWDISDDQLTYTFHLREDAKWSDGKPVTANDFVYAWQRAVNPSTASAYAYQLYYIKNAEAINSQAIDESGNPQKVKFDKDGNPVQDKDGNYVADPNGKYISAKDDGSPIWLDDLGVKATDDHTLVVTLEAPCIYFLDIVGFPALYPVRKDIVEKDPDGWANDPKTYIGNGPYILKSWEHNSKMVFVKNPNYYDAKNIVGAELDFTLMDDTNSILAAFKNGELDLADSYPTNELANLQASGDAKIYDQLGIYYYVFNTKKAPFDNPKVREALTLAVDRDYLVKNVAKGGQKPAGSFVPYGILDADGNTDFREKGGEIINISDTKANIERAKKALAEAGYPDGKGFPTVELKFNTDEAHQKIAEYIQSEWKKNLGINVTLVNEEWSVFINDRNTGNYQVARDGWVADYSDPMTFLDIFTSTSGNNDGKYTNPAYDKIISEAKKTSDAAKRMELLHQAEKTVLDDYAVMPIYYYTDPDLVSKNLKGYVHSPMGYKLFMWASISK, via the coding sequence ATGATTGTCGGTGTGTTAACTGGCTGCAAATCGCAAGGAAGCACAAATCCTGCTGAAACACCGATCAGGGTGTGCGTAGGTTCTGAGCCGAAGTCAATTGACCCGGCAATTAATCAGGCAGTTGACGGTTCAATTTATATTGTCCATGCATTTGAAGGTTTAACAAAGTACGACAAGAATGCCAAAATTGTCCCAGGTGTTGCAAAGAGCTGGGATATCAGCGATGACCAACTGACCTATACTTTCCATCTCAGAGAAGATGCCAAATGGAGCGACGGCAAACCTGTAACAGCCAACGACTTTGTTTATGCTTGGCAGAGAGCAGTTAATCCTTCAACTGCTTCAGCCTATGCGTATCAGCTCTATTATATTAAAAATGCGGAAGCTATCAACTCCCAGGCAATAGATGAATCTGGCAATCCCCAGAAAGTAAAGTTTGACAAAGACGGCAATCCCGTTCAAGACAAAGATGGCAACTATGTCGCTGATCCAAACGGAAAATATATTTCCGCAAAAGACGATGGATCTCCAATTTGGCTTGACGATCTCGGTGTAAAAGCAACTGATGACCATACCCTCGTAGTAACACTCGAGGCGCCTTGCATTTATTTCCTCGATATTGTCGGCTTCCCGGCACTTTATCCTGTTAGAAAAGACATTGTTGAAAAAGATCCAGACGGATGGGCAAATGATCCGAAAACATATATCGGCAATGGCCCGTATATCCTGAAATCATGGGAACACAACAGCAAAATGGTATTCGTAAAGAACCCGAACTACTATGATGCTAAGAACATTGTCGGTGCTGAACTTGATTTCACGCTGATGGATGACACAAACTCCATTCTCGCAGCTTTCAAGAACGGCGAACTTGACCTTGCGGATTCATATCCTACAAATGAGCTTGCAAATCTTCAGGCAAGCGGCGACGCAAAGATTTACGACCAGCTCGGTATTTACTATTATGTGTTTAATACGAAAAAAGCTCCTTTTGACAACCCGAAGGTAAGAGAAGCTCTGACTCTTGCTGTCGACAGGGATTATCTTGTTAAGAACGTTGCCAAGGGCGGACAGAAGCCCGCAGGTTCTTTCGTACCTTATGGTATCCTTGATGCTGACGGCAATACAGACTTCAGGGAAAAGGGCGGCGAAATTATCAACATCAGTGACACAAAAGCTAATATCGAGAGAGCTAAAAAGGCTCTTGCAGAAGCTGGTTATCCCGACGGTAAAGGCTTCCCGACTGTTGAACTTAAGTTTAACACCGACGAAGCCCATCAGAAGATAGCTGAATATATCCAGTCCGAATGGAAAAAGAATCTCGGCATCAATGTCACCCTCGTTAACGAGGAATGGTCAGTATTTATCAATGACCGTAACACCGGCAACTATCAGGTTGCAAGAGACGGTTGGGTAGCAGACTATTCTGACCCGATGACATTCCTTGACATCTTCACAAGTACAAGCGGTAATAACGACGGTAAGTATACAAATCCTGCTTATGATAAGATCATTTCAGAAGCAAAGAAGACTTCCGATGCTGCAAAGCGTATGGAATTGCTGCATCAGGCTGAAAAGACAGTGCTTGACGATTATGCCGTAATGCCGATCTACTACTACACTGACCCAGACCTCGTAAGCAAGAATCTGAAGGGTTATGTCCATTCTCCGATGGGCTATAAATTGTTCATGTGGGCTTCAATAAGCAAATAA